One Thalassotalea atypica DNA window includes the following coding sequences:
- a CDS encoding TonB-dependent receptor yields MKFNKLMAAFAISSFVSSPVWAQTITGKIIDKSGQPIAFAEIHLDQEKTHVFSDEQGNFELKNVAEGITELHVSAENFSHYNQKITVAGQDISGLEISLNDTVMEIIDVHATPLHSSTIESALPVNVLSADELRLKQASTLGETLKNEVGVHSSYYGPVSSSPIIRGLDGPRVLISQNGLDVGDASRVGGDHVVSSETSTATQIEVLRGPATLFYGSGAIGGVVNIVDNRVPTSTDTMAEWQLQHNDVADENEASFALNTGSGQVALHLDGFWRESNDYDIPGYATSEDEHDDHEEEHEEEHDEHEGEKGTLANSASKSSGFTIGTSYLLENGFIGFSYGRMDREYGIPGHGHHEEEHEEEGHEDEEHVEENVFADLEQNRFQMISDLNFDDKFLSRLASKFAYTDYQHQEIENGEVGTTFKNESIEARVDVYHQEWNGWNGAWTLHFKDSDFEALGEEAFTPPSSTTSFAFAWLEENHLNEQWLLQLGARVEYVEIEPFGMHDNEHEEEHDEHDEEEHHDIEKQDFTPVSASVGLVWDYQQGYNLGFSASFSQRAPSAAELFSNGPHIGTNTFEVGALYEVEPHGDHLDIEVSNQDVELETSYNLDMTWRKFEGDFGFVVSAFYNHIEDYYYQQDTGLFMEGGHDHDEHNAVEEDHGEEEGLPVFVYRQDDVDLYGLEAEFVYQVTSSLKATVFGDYIRAELSDGGNLPRIPPMRVGGQLNYQAEQYAAELSVSHYFEQNDIAAYETSTDSYTMLDANFNYYLSGVSDSDWASDTIVFVKGQNLTDEEARVHSSFLKEDAPLPGRSISLGIRGSF; encoded by the coding sequence ATGAAATTCAATAAATTGATGGCGGCTTTTGCTATCTCATCTTTCGTGTCATCGCCTGTGTGGGCGCAAACTATCACAGGAAAAATTATCGATAAAAGCGGTCAGCCTATAGCTTTTGCAGAAATACATCTAGATCAAGAAAAAACACATGTTTTTAGTGACGAACAAGGTAACTTTGAACTAAAAAATGTCGCCGAAGGTATTACTGAACTTCATGTGAGTGCGGAAAACTTTTCTCATTATAATCAAAAGATTACCGTGGCTGGTCAAGACATCAGTGGTTTAGAAATTAGCTTAAATGACACGGTGATGGAAATTATTGATGTCCATGCCACGCCGCTTCATTCGTCGACTATTGAGTCGGCATTACCCGTTAATGTTCTTTCTGCGGATGAATTAAGACTAAAACAAGCATCAACCCTTGGTGAAACGCTTAAGAATGAAGTTGGTGTTCACTCGAGTTATTACGGACCGGTTTCAAGTAGTCCAATCATTCGTGGCCTTGATGGCCCAAGGGTATTGATCAGTCAAAATGGCTTAGATGTGGGGGATGCTTCTCGTGTTGGCGGAGATCATGTTGTTTCAAGCGAAACGAGCACTGCGACACAAATTGAAGTGCTTCGTGGCCCAGCGACTTTGTTTTATGGCAGTGGCGCAATAGGTGGCGTGGTCAATATTGTGGATAATCGCGTACCGACCAGCACCGATACGATGGCTGAATGGCAACTCCAACACAACGATGTTGCCGATGAAAATGAGGCGTCATTTGCGCTAAATACAGGTAGTGGACAAGTTGCCTTACACCTTGACGGATTTTGGCGTGAATCTAATGATTACGACATTCCAGGTTATGCCACATCAGAAGACGAACATGACGACCATGAGGAGGAACATGAAGAAGAGCATGATGAACATGAAGGCGAAAAAGGCACGTTAGCGAACAGTGCATCAAAATCTTCAGGTTTTACCATTGGTACAAGTTATCTTTTAGAAAATGGTTTTATAGGTTTTTCATACGGACGAATGGATCGTGAATACGGTATTCCAGGCCATGGTCATCATGAAGAGGAACATGAAGAAGAAGGTCATGAAGATGAAGAACATGTAGAAGAAAATGTTTTTGCTGACTTAGAGCAGAATCGTTTTCAGATGATCAGTGATTTAAATTTTGATGATAAATTCTTAAGTCGCTTGGCGTCGAAATTTGCGTACACAGACTACCAACATCAAGAAATTGAGAATGGCGAAGTTGGCACAACCTTTAAAAATGAAAGTATTGAAGCCCGTGTTGATGTCTATCATCAAGAATGGAATGGCTGGAACGGTGCTTGGACACTGCATTTTAAAGACAGTGATTTTGAAGCGCTTGGTGAAGAAGCTTTTACGCCCCCTTCATCTACAACGTCATTTGCCTTTGCTTGGTTAGAAGAAAATCATTTAAATGAACAATGGTTGTTACAGCTTGGTGCACGAGTTGAATATGTTGAAATAGAACCATTTGGTATGCATGATAATGAGCATGAAGAGGAGCACGACGAACATGATGAAGAAGAACATCATGATATTGAAAAGCAAGACTTTACCCCAGTCAGTGCATCTGTTGGTTTAGTTTGGGATTATCAGCAAGGTTACAATTTAGGATTTTCTGCCTCGTTTTCTCAACGAGCACCTTCAGCCGCCGAGCTTTTCTCAAATGGTCCTCACATAGGTACTAATACTTTTGAAGTCGGTGCTTTATATGAAGTTGAGCCGCATGGTGACCACCTAGATATTGAAGTAAGCAACCAAGATGTAGAACTTGAAACCTCTTATAACCTTGATATGACTTGGCGTAAATTTGAAGGTGATTTCGGCTTCGTTGTCAGCGCCTTCTACAACCATATTGAGGATTACTACTATCAGCAAGATACGGGTTTATTTATGGAAGGTGGCCACGATCACGACGAACATAACGCGGTAGAAGAAGATCACGGTGAAGAAGAGGGATTACCTGTGTTTGTCTATCGTCAAGATGACGTTGACCTTTATGGTCTAGAGGCCGAATTTGTTTATCAAGTCACCTCATCATTAAAAGCGACGGTGTTTGGTGATTATATCCGTGCTGAACTTTCTGATGGTGGTAACTTACCACGAATTCCGCCAATGCGTGTCGGTGGACAATTAAACTACCAAGCAGAACAATATGCTGCTGAGCTGTCTGTCAGCCACTATTTTGAGCAAAACGATATTGCGGCATATGAAACTAGTACCGATAGCTACACCATGCTCGATGCAAACTTTAATTACTACTTAAGCGGGGTGAGCGATAGTGACTGGGCATCTGATACGATAGTTTTTGTCAAAGGGCAAAATTTAACGGACGAAGAAGCACGGGTGCATTCATCATTCTTAAAAGAAGATGCGCCATTGCCAGGACGTAGCATTAGCTTGGGTATTCGAGGCAGTTTCTAG
- a CDS encoding MAPEG family protein, with the protein MSFYPLFIPMLAMMLLTMIVWFYMYTLRLNYVMKARIHADKLHAPEQVSLLLPDHVNAPSNNLKNLFELPVLFYGVILVASQIPDHSIISNLAAWSFLFFRVIHSIIHCSNGKVLARFIVYVLSSLSLFVLIANVLLSLFNQQ; encoded by the coding sequence ATGAGCTTCTACCCATTATTTATCCCCATGTTAGCGATGATGTTATTAACCATGATCGTATGGTTTTATATGTACACCCTGCGCCTTAACTACGTCATGAAAGCCCGCATACATGCAGATAAATTGCACGCACCAGAGCAAGTTTCATTATTACTGCCCGATCACGTTAATGCGCCATCGAACAACTTAAAGAATCTATTCGAATTACCGGTGCTGTTTTACGGTGTGATCTTAGTGGCGAGTCAAATTCCAGATCACTCTATCATCAGTAACTTAGCCGCTTGGTCATTTTTGTTTTTTCGAGTGATCCACTCCATTATTCATTGCAGCAACGGTAAGGTGCTCGCAAGGTTTATCGTATATGTTCTTTCATCACTGTCATTATTCGTACTTATTGCCAATGTTCTCTTGAGCTTGTTTAATCAGCAATAG
- a CDS encoding dienelactone hydrolase family protein, producing MLAKIKSDIPQEAFDWYDSYAHGGMDRRTFMKKLGTLVAVGYSMSVLTSALLPNYALAEQVSFNDVDIKATYETFDSPLGHGKGQGYLVTPTNVDVDLPVVLVVHENRGLNPYIKDVARRLAKAGYLAFAPDALYPLGGYPGNDDEGRAMQRSMDRNKIQQDFIAAAKFLKSHQRSNGKLGAVGFCFGGYIVNYLAAVESDLLSAGVPFYGTPAKAELRQNIQAALLIQLAALDERVNKSWSGYEADLKALGVPYKMHMYENAKHGFHNDSTGRYDKENAALAWQRTLSFFNDKLT from the coding sequence ATGCTAGCAAAAATAAAAAGCGATATTCCACAAGAAGCATTTGATTGGTACGACTCATATGCACATGGTGGTATGGATCGCCGCACTTTCATGAAAAAACTGGGCACTTTGGTCGCCGTTGGTTATTCGATGAGTGTGCTGACTTCCGCTTTACTACCAAATTATGCCTTAGCAGAGCAAGTTTCTTTTAACGATGTGGATATCAAAGCAACATATGAGACCTTTGACTCGCCACTCGGCCATGGCAAAGGACAAGGTTATTTAGTTACTCCCACGAACGTTGATGTCGATTTGCCTGTGGTGTTGGTGGTTCATGAGAACCGGGGTCTAAACCCTTACATTAAAGATGTGGCACGCCGCTTGGCAAAAGCGGGTTATTTGGCCTTTGCACCAGATGCGCTCTATCCATTAGGTGGTTACCCTGGTAATGACGATGAAGGTCGAGCTATGCAGCGCTCGATGGATCGCAATAAAATACAACAAGACTTTATTGCCGCAGCAAAATTTTTAAAATCGCATCAACGCAGTAACGGAAAGTTAGGTGCAGTAGGCTTTTGTTTTGGCGGCTATATTGTCAACTACCTCGCCGCCGTAGAGTCTGATTTACTGAGTGCTGGTGTGCCATTTTACGGTACGCCTGCTAAAGCCGAATTAAGGCAAAACATACAGGCGGCACTGCTTATTCAATTAGCCGCTTTAGATGAGCGAGTGAATAAGTCATGGTCGGGTTATGAAGCTGACTTAAAAGCACTCGGTGTGCCATATAAAATGCATATGTATGAAAACGCTAAACATGGCTTTCACAATGATTCAACCGGACGATACGATAAAGAAAACGCAGCATTAGCATGGCAACGAACCTTATCGTTTTTCAACGACAAGCTTACTTAA
- a CDS encoding succinylglutamate desuccinylase/aspartoacylase family protein, with translation MNNQTQNKVIKDVMHVGEMASGAQLTVPVYKFTAQGATDAPSVYIQANMHGAEVQGNAVIYQLLELIGNIELFADVTLVPYANPVGCNHKNGEYTLGRFDPITGVNWNRMYHNNPKLVDVAVEQYIEESDREIEQAFKQSLLDDINEQLDHNIFGLTTGQRIAYQLQKLAHQADLVLDLHTGPISSKHLYCPEYAKESAKHFNIEHTLLIPNEFDGALDESTFCPWWSLSEAFKAKGRCINFNKESFTVELGSQEQIDLDIALTDAKSILCYLQYKGVVKPNGQQDFVPDEMIRYACYLKDYKAFYSPMGGMVDYLAEFGKPLKAGEPLARILRMDNYGDGDALHYISLDHEVLPILHFASASVNQGTELYKVFSEFFTL, from the coding sequence ATGAATAATCAAACGCAAAATAAAGTGATTAAAGATGTGATGCACGTTGGTGAAATGGCTAGCGGCGCTCAGTTGACGGTACCTGTATACAAATTCACAGCACAAGGGGCTACAGATGCGCCCAGTGTCTATATTCAAGCAAATATGCATGGCGCTGAAGTACAAGGTAATGCGGTTATTTATCAATTGCTTGAGTTAATTGGCAATATTGAACTATTTGCTGATGTCACATTAGTGCCGTACGCCAATCCAGTTGGCTGTAATCATAAAAACGGTGAATATACACTTGGCCGCTTTGACCCTATCACCGGTGTAAACTGGAATCGTATGTACCACAATAATCCTAAGTTGGTTGATGTGGCAGTCGAACAATATATCGAAGAGAGTGATAGGGAAATTGAGCAAGCATTTAAACAATCGTTATTGGATGATATCAACGAGCAGCTTGATCACAACATATTTGGCCTAACTACGGGACAACGTATCGCATATCAGTTGCAAAAGCTCGCGCACCAAGCGGATCTGGTCTTAGATTTGCACACTGGTCCTATATCAAGTAAGCATTTATACTGCCCAGAATACGCCAAAGAGAGTGCCAAACACTTTAATATTGAACACACCCTACTTATCCCCAATGAGTTTGATGGCGCATTAGATGAGTCGACTTTTTGTCCGTGGTGGAGTTTAAGTGAAGCGTTTAAAGCCAAAGGTAGATGCATTAATTTCAATAAAGAAAGCTTCACTGTGGAGCTTGGTTCACAAGAACAAATTGATCTAGATATTGCTCTCACCGACGCCAAAAGTATTTTGTGCTATCTACAGTACAAAGGCGTAGTAAAGCCGAATGGACAGCAAGACTTTGTGCCAGATGAAATGATCCGTTATGCCTGTTATCTAAAAGACTACAAAGCCTTTTATTCGCCAATGGGTGGCATGGTGGATTATTTGGCTGAGTTTGGCAAACCATTAAAAGCTGGGGAGCCTTTGGCACGTATTTTACGGATGGACAATTACGGTGATGGTGATGCACTGCATTACATCTCACTTGACCATGAGGTGCTACCAATATTGCATTTTGCGTCGGCGAGCGTTAATCAAGGGACAGAGCTTTACAAAGTCTTTAGTGAATTTTTTACGCTTTAA
- a CDS encoding PLP-dependent decarboxylase codes for MNMIEPKLKSALQQHSAMQSTLDDEQENGYFVYNLDKLNQHLQCLTDQSVVKLWYAVKANPLSSILRSVSQSGINFDVASKGELDHVLAQDIEPKRILNTGPAKSKQQLRLFLEKGVTTFVVESINQLQWLQEVVESSSTITKPTVLLRVQLQWPEGDKNPLGGNAVTPFGLGCEQWQRIQVADYPSLDLCGLHIFQWGNMLSNAKMYSLWQQMVQPLTTLASAIGMELKVLDLGGGLGVDYLNSGERISWQQAMSDLADVKRKAKVDELWLELGRYAVADCGYYVSPVVDRKNNFEHQQLVLAAGINHLIRPAITDQPFPASLLRDSNAASEPFDVHGPLCTSLDHLGKLALPNDCSVDDSLVFGLCGAYGFTESMPFFLCHEIAAEYVFEQGKLIQVRAQQPASWYLR; via the coding sequence ATGAACATGATTGAGCCAAAACTAAAAAGTGCATTGCAGCAGCACAGTGCAATGCAATCCACTTTGGATGATGAGCAAGAAAATGGCTATTTCGTTTATAATTTAGATAAACTCAATCAGCATTTGCAATGCCTCACTGATCAGAGCGTTGTAAAGCTTTGGTATGCGGTAAAAGCCAACCCGTTGTCGAGCATTCTGCGTTCAGTATCCCAAAGTGGGATCAATTTTGATGTAGCCAGTAAAGGAGAGCTTGATCATGTATTGGCTCAAGATATTGAACCTAAGCGTATTCTCAACACCGGTCCAGCCAAATCGAAGCAGCAATTGCGTCTTTTTTTAGAGAAAGGCGTCACAACCTTTGTCGTTGAAAGCATCAATCAACTGCAATGGTTGCAAGAAGTCGTCGAGTCTTCATCTACGATAACTAAGCCAACAGTGTTGCTGCGTGTGCAGCTACAATGGCCTGAAGGAGATAAAAACCCGCTAGGTGGCAACGCCGTGACGCCATTCGGACTTGGCTGTGAACAGTGGCAGCGAATCCAGGTGGCGGACTATCCGTCGCTTGATTTGTGTGGATTGCACATTTTTCAGTGGGGCAACATGCTAAGCAATGCCAAAATGTACTCGTTGTGGCAACAAATGGTTCAGCCTTTGACCACACTGGCTTCCGCTATTGGCATGGAGCTAAAAGTGCTCGATTTGGGGGGCGGGCTTGGTGTAGATTATCTGAATTCAGGTGAACGTATTAGCTGGCAACAAGCGATGTCAGATTTGGCTGATGTCAAACGAAAGGCCAAAGTAGACGAGCTCTGGTTGGAGTTAGGACGATATGCGGTGGCCGATTGTGGCTATTACGTCTCGCCGGTTGTTGATCGTAAAAACAACTTTGAACATCAGCAACTAGTGCTGGCTGCGGGCATCAATCATTTGATAAGACCAGCGATAACCGACCAACCTTTTCCTGCATCGCTGTTGCGAGACTCAAATGCGGCAAGCGAACCATTTGATGTTCATGGCCCGCTGTGCACCAGCTTAGATCATCTAGGTAAACTTGCATTACCAAACGATTGTTCGGTAGATGATAGTCTTGTGTTCGGTCTTTGTGGTGCATATGGATTTACTGAAAGCATGCCATTCTTTTTGTGTCATGAGATTGCTGCTGAGTATGTATTTGAGCAAGGCAAGCTTATACAGGTAAGAGCACAACAGCCAGCGAGCTGGTATTTACGTTAG
- a CDS encoding 2,3,4,5-tetrahydropyridine-2,6-dicarboxylate N-succinyltransferase: MSDWKEILEQLQTGEVRAANQDGNGNWHANIEAKQAILSAFKAGENEEFSGIYQGFVDKHNLPAREFSRDDGVRLVPGGSSVRAGAYVAPSVIIMPPAYINVGAYVGKGTMVDSHALVGSCAQIGENVHLSAAVQIGGVLEPIGASPVIIEDDAFLGAGVVVVEGIVIKKGVVLAPGVSLSASVPVFDLVNNRRLEKGEPIPERAVVIPGTRPIDGEWAKQQGLNMACALIVKYRDEQSDASLELESVLR; the protein is encoded by the coding sequence ATGTCAGATTGGAAAGAAATACTAGAACAACTACAGACCGGCGAAGTGAGAGCCGCAAATCAGGATGGAAACGGAAATTGGCACGCTAATATTGAGGCGAAGCAAGCCATTTTATCTGCATTTAAGGCTGGAGAAAATGAAGAGTTTTCGGGGATTTACCAAGGATTTGTTGATAAACATAATTTACCTGCCAGAGAATTTAGTCGCGATGATGGTGTTCGTTTAGTGCCTGGTGGCTCATCGGTACGAGCCGGTGCATACGTCGCCCCTAGTGTCATTATCATGCCGCCAGCGTATATCAATGTAGGTGCTTATGTCGGTAAAGGCACTATGGTTGATAGCCATGCCTTAGTTGGCTCATGTGCACAAATTGGTGAAAATGTTCACTTATCGGCTGCGGTACAAATAGGCGGCGTGCTAGAGCCAATTGGTGCAAGTCCTGTGATTATTGAGGACGATGCATTTTTAGGTGCTGGAGTGGTGGTGGTTGAAGGCATTGTGATCAAAAAAGGTGTGGTATTAGCCCCCGGCGTATCGCTGTCAGCATCTGTGCCGGTATTTGATCTAGTCAATAATCGCCGTCTAGAAAAAGGTGAGCCTATTCCAGAGCGTGCGGTAGTGATTCCTGGGACTCGTCCTATCGATGGAGAATGGGCGAAGCAGCAAGGATTGAACATGGCTTGTGCGTTAATTGTGAAATATCGTGATGAGCAAAGTGACGCATCGCTCGAATTGGAGTCGGTATTAAGATAA
- the dapA gene encoding 4-hydroxy-tetrahydrodipicolinate synthase, with protein sequence MSSEHPFEQYPLWTALVTPFDQQGKVDFVSLGKIAHQQNSAGNAILLLGSTGEGLALIQEEQRTIVEYVCGLSLNVPIMVAVGGFQLIEQLQWIEQCNQLPVDAYLLGSPLYAKPGEEGQKLWFEALLDRAKFPCMLYNVPSRSGLSLSTSALASLQHHPKCWALKEASGDVAQFKEYQKACPDIALYSGEDALLPKLVEEGAKGLVSVAANVWPIQTRAYVQQCLTGETTGLFPVWKNAVDSLFAVSNPIPAKILMAKNNDIANATLRPPLTNKELSNHQSLEHADQQITHWHQQYSSRQISQQNVLKTA encoded by the coding sequence ATATCATCTGAACACCCTTTTGAGCAATATCCGTTATGGACTGCATTAGTCACGCCTTTTGATCAGCAAGGCAAAGTGGACTTTGTTAGTCTTGGTAAGATTGCTCATCAACAAAACAGCGCAGGTAATGCTATTTTGCTGCTTGGCAGCACTGGTGAAGGTCTTGCTTTAATCCAAGAAGAGCAGCGCACCATAGTTGAGTATGTTTGTGGATTATCATTAAACGTTCCCATAATGGTTGCTGTGGGCGGCTTTCAACTTATAGAGCAATTACAGTGGATTGAACAATGCAATCAGCTACCTGTTGATGCCTACCTTTTAGGAAGTCCTTTGTACGCAAAACCTGGCGAGGAAGGTCAAAAACTCTGGTTTGAAGCTTTGCTTGATAGAGCAAAATTTCCTTGCATGCTCTATAACGTGCCATCACGAAGTGGCCTCAGTTTGTCTACATCGGCTTTAGCATCTCTGCAACATCACCCAAAATGCTGGGCACTGAAAGAAGCAAGTGGCGATGTAGCTCAATTTAAAGAGTACCAAAAAGCTTGCCCTGACATTGCGCTTTATAGTGGCGAAGACGCCTTGTTACCAAAACTCGTTGAAGAAGGTGCCAAAGGCTTGGTCTCCGTTGCCGCTAATGTTTGGCCTATTCAAACACGAGCTTATGTTCAGCAATGTTTAACAGGTGAAACTACAGGGCTCTTTCCAGTTTGGAAAAATGCAGTAGACAGTTTATTTGCTGTCTCAAACCCTATTCCTGCAAAAATATTGATGGCAAAAAATAATGATATTGCTAACGCCACTTTACGTCCACCATTGACTAATAAAGAGCTGAGTAATCATCAGTCGCTTGAACATGCAGATCAGCAAATCACTCATTGGCATCAACAATACTCAAGTCGCCAAATATCTCAACAAAACGTATTAAAAACAGCTTAA